A stretch of DNA from Erwinia aphidicola:
GTGCTGGCGCACTGCCAGGCACCGCATCTGGCAGCGCTGGAAAAGCTCAATCGCCAGGAGCAGCAGGCGCATGAGGATCATGACGGTGCCGCCGCCATCCGCCTCTCTGCCGCCTTCCATATTCAGCTTCAGGCTATCTCCGGCAATCAGGTACTGACCGAAATGGTGACGCGCCTGACTCAACGCTCTTCGCTGGTGGTCGCTGCCTGGGGCGCACCGTGGCAACAGGGCTGCCGTTGTGACGATCACGATCGGCTGGTCGAGCTGCTGCGCGAGAAATCCCTTACCCGCCTGACTGACTCACTACGGCAACATTTCGATCATATTGTCGCCAGTCTGCGCTTTGAACGCAGTGGCGAGACACTGCCGGACTTTGCCCGGCTCTTCGCCGCCACAGGAGCACGATCATGAACAAGCAGGTCATCCAGGTCATCAACCCCAACACCAGCCAGGCGATGACGGAAACTATCGGCGCGGCTGCGCGTGCGGTTGCAGGCGCCAATACTGAGATCCTCGCGGTCTGCCCGACGCAGGGCGTGCCCTCTATCGAAGGTCATTTTGATGAGGCCATTGCGGCGATTGGCGTACTGGAGCAGGTGAAAGCCGGGCGTGAGCAGGGCGTTAGCGGCCATGTTATCGCCTGTTTTGGCGATCCGGGGCTGCTGGCCGCGCGCGAGCTGGCGCAGGGGCCGGTGGTGGGCATTGCCGAGGCGGCGATGCATATGGCTACGCTGGTGGCGACGCGCTTTTCGGTTGTCACCACACTGCCGCGCACGCTGGTCATTGCCCGTCATCTGCTGCAGCAGTACGGTTTTGAGCATCACTGCGCGGCGCTGCACGCTATCGATCTGCCGGTGCTGTCGCTGGAAGATGGTAGCGGTATCGCCCAGGAGAAAGTACGCCAGCGCTGTATACAGGCGAAGCGCGAAGATGGCAGCGGGGCGATTGTGCTGGGCTGCGGCGGCATGGCCGATCTGGCGCAGACGCTGACGCGTGAGCTGGGGATCCCGGTGATCGACGGCGTAACAGCCGCGGTCAAAATGGTCGAGTCGCTGCTGGCGCTAGGGTTAAACACCAGCAAACACGGCGATCTTGATTACCCGATACGAAAAAATCTGTCGGGCCAGTTTGAGCGCCTAAACTAAGGCAATACCTTTCCGCGACCAGGGAGTCAAACCATGAGTGATGTACCGGAAAAGAAAGAATACAGCTTTAATAAAAACTATCCGCGTGACCTGCGCGGTTACGCCGGGAATCCTCCCCATGCCGCCTGGCCTGGCAAGGCGAAGATCGCGGTGCAGTTCGTCCTCAATTATGAAGAGGGCGCGGAAAACAACGTTCTGCACGGTGACGCCGGTTCCGAACAGTTCCTGTCCGATATTATTGGCGCAGCCAGCTATCCTGAGCGCCATATGTCGATGGACTCGCTGTATGAGTACGGTTCGCGTGCCGGTTTCTGGCGCATTCATAACGAGTTCCAGAAGCGCGGTCTGCCGCTGACGGTGTTTGGCGTGGCAATGGCGCTGGCGCGCCACCCGGAGATAGTCGCAGCGATTAAAGCCGCCGATTATGACGTGGTCAGCCACGGCTGGCGCTGGATCCACTATCAGAGCATGGATGCTAAAACCGAACGTCAGCATATGCAGCAGGCGCTGGATACCCTGACCGACCTGTTCGGCAAAACGCCGACCGGCTGGTACACCGGGCGCGACAGCCCGAACACGCGGCGTCTGGTGGTTGAGCAGGGCGGGCTGACCTACGACAGTGACTATTACGGTGACGATCTGCCGTTCTGGACCCAGGTCACCTGCCAGGATGGCACCGTGAAGCCGCATCTGGTGATCCCGTACACGCTGGAGACTAACGATATGCGCTTCGCCACGCCGCAGGGCTTTAATACCGCCGAGCAGTTTTATACTTACCTGCGCGACAGCTTTGACGTGCTGTATGAAGAGGGCGACAGCGCGCCGAAGATGTTGTCGATTGGCATGCACTGCCGCCTGCTGGGGCGCCCCGGCCGCTTCCGCGCCCTGCAGCGCTTCCTCGATCATATCCAGCAGCACGACAGAGTGTGG
This window harbors:
- a CDS encoding GntR family transcriptional regulator — its product is MKSESGLKTASDLGDRDEPIYQALMTAIVEHQLPPGSKLPEEALSEVFGVSRTGIRKVLQRLAAVQMITLTPKRGAQVATPTVEEAQDIFRTRSLIECANLPAVLAHCQAPHLAALEKLNRQEQQAHEDHDGAAAIRLSAAFHIQLQAISGNQVLTEMVTRLTQRSSLVVAAWGAPWQQGCRCDDHDRLVELLREKSLTRLTDSLRQHFDHIVASLRFERSGETLPDFARLFAATGARS
- the hpxA gene encoding allantoin racemase, translating into MNKQVIQVINPNTSQAMTETIGAAARAVAGANTEILAVCPTQGVPSIEGHFDEAIAAIGVLEQVKAGREQGVSGHVIACFGDPGLLAARELAQGPVVGIAEAAMHMATLVATRFSVVTTLPRTLVIARHLLQQYGFEHHCAALHAIDLPVLSLEDGSGIAQEKVRQRCIQAKREDGSGAIVLGCGGMADLAQTLTRELGIPVIDGVTAAVKMVESLLALGLNTSKHGDLDYPIRKNLSGQFERLN
- the puuE gene encoding allantoinase PuuE codes for the protein MSDVPEKKEYSFNKNYPRDLRGYAGNPPHAAWPGKAKIAVQFVLNYEEGAENNVLHGDAGSEQFLSDIIGAASYPERHMSMDSLYEYGSRAGFWRIHNEFQKRGLPLTVFGVAMALARHPEIVAAIKAADYDVVSHGWRWIHYQSMDAKTERQHMQQALDTLTDLFGKTPTGWYTGRDSPNTRRLVVEQGGLTYDSDYYGDDLPFWTQVTCQDGTVKPHLVIPYTLETNDMRFATPQGFNTAEQFYTYLRDSFDVLYEEGDSAPKMLSIGMHCRLLGRPGRFRALQRFLDHIQQHDRVWICTRQQIAEHWVAKHPAPEI